The following are from one region of the Bradyrhizobium sediminis genome:
- a CDS encoding Fis family transcriptional regulator has protein sequence MTKSGSWLSAFPQEDVRVAVDALRGVWAELTTLSPETFHADAKEPRLTELLCEHIRSVFKTRTKLTGQWSYERRIGKIKQRKGGGVEIADRRRTDIEYFSDRYDPALELVFEFKKINGKAARRNTYVGSDGMLRFVTGSYSVKQPLAVMVGILTDKETACVKPLIDLLKTPELMTSLQMKPAPSESLKVPSLILPRIAQFDTEHQRAAELAAEHGTITIAHLFLGFPVATT, from the coding sequence ATGACGAAGTCGGGCAGCTGGCTTTCGGCATTTCCCCAAGAGGACGTTCGAGTCGCGGTCGACGCTTTGCGCGGAGTATGGGCGGAGCTCACGACGCTGAGCCCAGAAACATTTCACGCCGACGCAAAAGAACCCCGATTAACCGAATTACTGTGCGAGCATATTCGGTCGGTCTTTAAGACGCGCACGAAGCTTACCGGACAGTGGAGTTACGAGAGAAGAATCGGCAAGATCAAGCAACGCAAGGGCGGCGGTGTTGAAATTGCTGATAGAAGGCGCACAGACATCGAATATTTCTCTGATCGATACGATCCAGCACTTGAGCTCGTATTTGAATTCAAGAAAATCAACGGAAAGGCCGCGCGCAGGAATACATATGTAGGTTCAGACGGAATGCTTCGCTTTGTAACTGGCAGCTATAGTGTCAAGCAACCGCTTGCGGTCATGGTCGGAATTTTGACTGATAAGGAAACGGCCTGCGTAAAGCCTCTTATTGATCTGCTGAAAACGCCAGAGCTAATGACGTCGTTGCAGATGAAGCCGGCGCCTTCCGAATCGCTGAAGGTTCCATCGCTCATTTTGCCAAGAATCGCTCAATTTGACACGGAGCATCAACGCGCGGCAGAGCTCGCGGCGGAGCACGGGACGATAACCATCGCCCATCTGTTCCTTGGTTTTCCCGTTGCGACAACGTAG
- a CDS encoding AsmA family protein: MKALKIAGAAVAAVIVVAALLLIVGVPSGFLTSEIQTRVERETGYKLTIAGATRIGIWPSLNVKLNDVTLQDPKDRNGTSRLTVGSLQADVTLSSLWSGRPQVTELVINKPVLQLPLLRERSGQLISSARPAAAPSEAGKAAIDRITVTDGVVVFSNLRDRVENRIDGIDAEMRMGADRKIKITGAAKTGGHPLKFDIRATAPPPPLERQNIPVEIGLDAPSLLQASLAAKAEVRLNGSTVMINGLSGTLGDGAFNGWASVDLASKPLVKLDLDFQRLDISGAKATPSPATQAWSNATFDISGLNYVDAQVRASAAEFNIAGAHFAPAAIDATLGSGVLKVRFSNLGAYGGQASGEVTADAAAAEPSFTLHSDLAGVRALPLLTSTADFDKLDGKMQAKISVRATGSSQRAIMANLNGTAFVVFQDGAIIGLNVAKMIRSLTSGTLSGWQEKQDQVTDLSQLSASFRIDKGQAVTTDLNLVGPLVKMTGVGTIDLGTKQIAFRVDPKLVMTTEGQGRASDPVGLGIPVMIDGPWAQPRIYPDMAGILDNPDAAYAKLKEMGKGLFGKDGGGLGGLLGGLTGGGTAGSGSGSGGAAGGGLSADKLGETLGNLIQQGLGLGLGQAPPGQGPSQVPSQVPSQVPSQGRSIPAPGSPVPAAPPAPAPQNETIPQAPQDSPAMNEVLRQLFNR; the protein is encoded by the coding sequence ATGAAAGCACTGAAAATCGCCGGAGCCGCCGTCGCCGCCGTGATCGTGGTGGCGGCATTGCTGCTGATCGTCGGCGTCCCCTCGGGATTCCTGACGTCGGAGATCCAGACCCGGGTCGAGCGCGAGACCGGCTACAAACTGACCATTGCCGGCGCCACCAGGATCGGGATCTGGCCTTCCCTCAACGTCAAGCTGAACGACGTCACGCTGCAGGACCCCAAGGACCGCAACGGCACGAGCCGCCTGACCGTCGGCAGCCTCCAGGCCGACGTGACGCTGTCGAGCCTGTGGTCGGGCCGCCCGCAAGTCACCGAACTCGTCATCAACAAGCCGGTGCTGCAATTGCCGCTGCTGCGCGAACGCTCGGGACAGCTGATTTCATCCGCCAGGCCGGCGGCCGCCCCGAGCGAAGCCGGCAAGGCCGCGATCGATCGCATCACCGTGACCGACGGCGTGGTGGTGTTCTCCAACCTGCGCGACCGCGTGGAAAATCGCATCGACGGCATCGACGCCGAGATGAGGATGGGCGCCGATCGCAAGATCAAGATCACCGGCGCTGCGAAGACCGGCGGCCATCCGCTCAAATTCGACATCCGCGCCACCGCGCCGCCACCGCCGCTGGAACGGCAGAACATTCCGGTCGAGATCGGCCTCGACGCGCCCAGCCTGTTGCAGGCCTCGCTGGCGGCCAAGGCCGAGGTCCGGCTCAATGGTTCGACCGTGATGATCAACGGCCTGTCCGGCACGCTCGGCGACGGCGCGTTCAACGGCTGGGCATCGGTCGATCTCGCCAGCAAACCGCTGGTCAAGCTCGATCTCGACTTCCAGCGGCTCGACATTTCCGGCGCCAAGGCGACGCCCTCGCCCGCTACGCAGGCCTGGAGCAATGCGACGTTCGACATCAGCGGACTGAACTATGTCGACGCGCAGGTGCGGGCTTCCGCCGCCGAGTTCAACATTGCGGGCGCGCATTTCGCGCCGGCCGCGATCGATGCCACGCTCGGCAGCGGCGTGCTCAAGGTGCGGTTCTCCAATCTCGGCGCCTATGGCGGCCAGGCCAGCGGCGAGGTCACTGCGGACGCCGCCGCGGCCGAGCCGAGTTTCACGCTGCACAGCGACCTTGCCGGCGTCCGCGCCTTGCCGCTGCTGACCAGTACCGCCGATTTCGACAAGCTCGACGGCAAGATGCAGGCGAAAATCTCCGTGCGCGCCACGGGCTCGAGCCAGCGCGCCATCATGGCGAACCTCAATGGCACGGCGTTCGTCGTGTTCCAGGACGGCGCCATCATCGGGCTCAACGTCGCCAAGATGATCCGCTCGCTGACCTCGGGCACGCTGTCGGGCTGGCAGGAGAAGCAGGACCAGGTCACCGACCTCTCGCAATTGTCCGCCTCGTTCCGCATCGACAAGGGCCAGGCCGTCACCACCGATCTCAATTTGGTGGGACCGCTGGTGAAGATGACCGGCGTCGGCACCATCGACCTCGGCACCAAGCAGATCGCGTTCCGGGTCGACCCGAAACTGGTGATGACCACCGAAGGCCAGGGCCGCGCCTCCGATCCGGTCGGGCTCGGCATTCCCGTGATGATCGACGGGCCGTGGGCGCAGCCGCGCATCTATCCCGACATGGCCGGCATCCTCGACAATCCCGACGCCGCCTATGCCAAGCTCAAGGAGATGGGCAAGGGCCTGTTCGGCAAGGACGGCGGCGGCCTGGGGGGGCTGCTCGGCGGATTGACCGGAGGCGGAACCGCCGGCAGCGGATCGGGTAGCGGCGGAGCGGCCGGCGGCGGATTGTCCGCCGACAAGCTCGGCGAAACCCTCGGCAATCTGATCCAGCAGGGCCTCGGGCTGGGGCTCGGACAAGCGCCGCCAGGCCAGGGTCCAAGCCAGGTCCCAAGCCAAGTCCCAAGCCAAGTCCCAAGCCAAGGCCGCAGCATTCCCGCGCCGGGCTCCCCCGTTCCGGCCGCGCCGCCGGCGCCTGCGCCGCAGAACGAGACCATCCCGCAAGCCCCGCAGGACAGCCCGGCGATGAACGAGGTGCTGCGGCAATTGTTCAACCGCTGA
- a CDS encoding Crp/Fnr family transcriptional regulator, with protein sequence MSKAAEFAVILKMNPMFADLGSDELQRISSLCHTQHLGVGEMLFQKGDAGDALFGVRRGQIRIETGASDGSRLTLNFLGPGDLFGEVAVLDGQSRTADATAGEPTELFVLRREDFLSFLEREPRVAVKIIALLCQRIRWMSERMEESMLQPLPVRLARRLCALSSDFGSEVHISQEQLGVFVGAARESVNRQLQLWRKDGILDLQRGRILLQNMTKLTAVARNE encoded by the coding sequence ATGAGCAAAGCGGCCGAATTTGCGGTCATTCTCAAGATGAATCCGATGTTCGCGGACTTGGGTTCCGACGAATTGCAGCGGATCTCGAGCCTCTGCCACACCCAGCACCTCGGGGTGGGCGAGATGCTGTTCCAGAAGGGCGACGCCGGCGACGCCCTGTTCGGGGTCCGGCGCGGGCAGATCCGCATCGAGACCGGAGCATCGGACGGCAGCCGCCTGACCCTGAACTTTCTCGGCCCCGGCGACCTGTTCGGCGAGGTCGCGGTGCTCGACGGCCAGAGCCGCACCGCGGACGCCACCGCCGGCGAGCCCACGGAACTATTCGTGCTGCGGCGCGAGGATTTTCTCAGCTTTCTCGAACGTGAGCCCCGCGTCGCGGTCAAGATCATCGCGCTGTTGTGCCAGCGCATCCGCTGGATGAGCGAGCGGATGGAGGAATCCATGCTGCAGCCGCTGCCGGTACGGCTGGCGCGCCGGCTCTGCGCGCTGTCGTCCGATTTCGGCTCCGAGGTGCACATCTCGCAGGAACAGCTCGGCGTGTTCGTCGGCGCCGCCCGCGAGAGCGTCAACCGTCAACTGCAGCTGTGGCGCAAGGACGGCATTCTCGACCTGCAGCGCGGCCGCATCCTGCTGCAGAACATGACCAAGCTGACGGCGGTGGCGCGAAACGAATAG
- a CDS encoding efflux RND transporter periplasmic adaptor subunit yields MNNFPAHHASRHLLAPTLAALLFLASPALAAEEPEAAPKGAAVTVFKAAKACFSDIVEVSGILIAREETSVRPERPGLKVSEILAEPGDTVTAGQALARLALPEGGMQVVQSPVAGLISTSSAVIGSIAGGKGEALFSIIARSEFDLVGMVPVRDISKLAVNQTARIKIIGAGEVEGKVRRVASTIEPNSQLGQVFVSVVLPRRLLVNSSGRALIKTGQSCGISVPLTAILYGSAGTVVQVVRRARVETKRVEVGLMSAGQVEIREGLQEGDTVVARAGALLREGDPVRPVAMSAAGAKK; encoded by the coding sequence ATGAACAATTTTCCCGCACACCACGCCTCACGCCACCTCCTCGCCCCCACCCTCGCCGCCCTGCTCTTTCTCGCCTCCCCCGCCCTCGCCGCCGAGGAGCCCGAGGCCGCGCCGAAGGGCGCCGCGGTCACGGTGTTCAAGGCGGCCAAGGCCTGTTTCTCCGATATCGTCGAGGTTTCCGGCATCCTGATCGCGCGGGAGGAGACGTCGGTGCGGCCGGAGCGGCCGGGCCTGAAGGTTTCCGAAATCCTGGCCGAGCCGGGCGACACCGTCACCGCCGGCCAGGCGCTGGCCCGGCTGGCGCTGCCCGAGGGCGGCATGCAGGTGGTGCAGTCGCCGGTGGCCGGGCTGATCTCGACGTCCTCGGCGGTGATCGGCTCGATCGCAGGGGGCAAGGGCGAGGCGCTGTTTTCCATCATCGCGCGCAGCGAATTCGACCTGGTCGGCATGGTGCCGGTGCGGGATATTTCCAAACTCGCGGTAAACCAGACCGCGCGGATCAAGATCATCGGCGCCGGCGAGGTCGAGGGCAAGGTGCGGCGGGTGGCCTCGACCATCGAGCCCAACAGCCAGCTCGGCCAGGTGTTCGTCTCGGTGGTGCTGCCGCGGCGGCTGTTGGTGAATTCGTCCGGCCGCGCGCTGATCAAGACCGGGCAGAGCTGCGGCATCTCGGTGCCGCTGACCGCGATCCTCTACGGCTCGGCCGGCACCGTGGTGCAGGTGGTGCGGCGGGCGCGGGTCGAGACCAAGCGGGTGGAGGTCGGCCTGATGTCGGCCGGCCAGGTCGAAATCCGCGAGGGGCTGCAGGAAGGCGACACCGTGGTGGCCCGCGCCGGCGCGCTGTTGCGCGAAGGCGATCCGGTGCGGCCGGTGGCGATGAGCGCGGCGGGCGCGAAGAAGTAG
- a CDS encoding adenylate/guanylate cyclase domain-containing protein, whose product MNGVRDKIWFLREGLFAKYVAALVGLVVFVLAVNGAMETWISYRGTRVALVDAMGEKAEATALRIEQAISELERQISWVTRASATTLEQHRSDYAQLLNQVPAVSQLSFLNGSGREQLRLTRTTISTNSNADFSRDIRFSETAAKGVIFAPAYFVGSRPFMSIAVSHSGFNAGVTLAEIDLRFLNDFLGDAQVGKAAYAYVADARGQVLAGSKGPEVGRELAALPQVAALLKPDGVPPTSGTGIDGQAVLTTSSAVPKLGWYVLFEQPTAQALAPIRDQLVRSALLIALGLLVAILAGTVLARRMLIPITALRAGARRLGAGDFSHRIEVHTKDELEELSDQFNSMAGRLQETYEGLETKVEERTRDLARSINELKVLEEVGRAVSSSLDLNAVLPTVAARALEITHADAVLIYGYDATRQRFNLTEAIGIDKTAEGRHLQIDQDSSVLGQAASQGEPIAIPDLASVAEDRLRDVAAEAGFHSVLVVPLVDQKGILGSLVVLRRAAGEFSPNLIGLMKTFAHQSVLAMRNARLFTEVDAKGRELETAHTTVQQQAAKLQEQTEQLKNWNKSLEERVEKQLGEIERIRRLERFLPPQVAQLIASSDGHDSLLDSHRREVTVVFCDLRGFTAFTEATEPEEAMNVLREYHAALGELIFRYEGTLDRYAGDGVMILFNAPIQFDDHVKRAVKMAVEMRDTIGQLTQKWRNRGHSLGFGVGIALGYATLGQIGFEQRLEYAAIGSVTNLASRLCDEAKAGQIVVSQRVFGMVEPWAEGRQLEDLTLKGFNHPILAVEILRWKEEGAAAAKEAQPVADRRRKLPS is encoded by the coding sequence ATGAACGGCGTCAGGGACAAAATCTGGTTTCTCCGCGAAGGCCTGTTCGCCAAATACGTCGCCGCGCTGGTCGGGCTCGTGGTGTTCGTGCTGGCCGTCAACGGCGCGATGGAGACCTGGATCAGCTATCGCGGCACCCGGGTCGCGCTGGTCGACGCGATGGGCGAGAAGGCGGAAGCCACCGCGCTGCGGATCGAGCAGGCGATTTCGGAGCTGGAACGGCAGATCAGCTGGGTGACCCGCGCCAGCGCGACCACGCTGGAACAGCACCGCTCCGACTACGCCCAGCTTCTGAACCAGGTGCCGGCGGTGAGCCAGCTTTCCTTCCTCAACGGCAGCGGCCGCGAGCAGCTGCGGCTGACGCGCACGACGATCTCGACCAACAGCAACGCCGACTTTTCCCGCGACATCCGCTTTTCCGAAACCGCCGCCAAGGGGGTCATCTTCGCGCCGGCCTATTTCGTCGGCTCGCGCCCCTTCATGTCGATCGCGGTGTCGCATTCCGGCTTCAACGCCGGGGTGACGCTGGCCGAGATCGACCTGCGCTTTCTCAACGATTTCCTCGGCGACGCCCAGGTCGGCAAGGCCGCTTACGCCTATGTGGCCGATGCGCGCGGCCAGGTGCTGGCAGGCTCGAAGGGCCCGGAGGTCGGCAGGGAACTCGCCGCCCTGCCGCAGGTCGCCGCCCTGCTGAAGCCGGACGGCGTGCCGCCCACCTCGGGCACCGGCATCGACGGCCAGGCGGTGCTGACGACATCGAGCGCGGTGCCGAAACTCGGCTGGTACGTGCTGTTCGAGCAGCCGACCGCGCAGGCGCTGGCGCCGATCCGGGACCAGCTGGTGCGGAGCGCGCTGTTGATCGCGCTCGGCCTGCTGGTTGCGATCCTCGCCGGCACGGTGCTGGCGCGGCGGATGCTGATTCCGATCACCGCGCTGCGCGCCGGCGCGCGGCGGCTCGGCGCCGGCGATTTCAGCCACCGCATCGAGGTGCACACCAAGGACGAACTGGAAGAACTGTCCGACCAGTTCAACAGCATGGCCGGCCGGCTGCAGGAGACCTATGAGGGCCTCGAGACCAAGGTCGAGGAGCGCACCCGCGACCTGGCGCGCTCGATCAACGAGCTCAAGGTGCTCGAGGAGGTCGGCCGCGCGGTGTCGTCCTCGCTCGATCTCAACGCGGTGCTGCCGACGGTGGCGGCGCGCGCGCTGGAAATCACCCATGCCGACGCCGTGCTGATCTACGGCTACGACGCGACCAGACAGCGATTCAACCTGACCGAGGCGATCGGCATCGACAAGACGGCCGAAGGCCGGCACCTGCAGATCGACCAGGATTCCAGCGTGCTCGGCCAGGCCGCAAGCCAGGGCGAGCCGATCGCGATCCCCGATCTCGCGAGCGTTGCCGAAGATCGGCTGCGCGACGTCGCGGCCGAGGCCGGCTTTCATTCCGTGCTGGTGGTGCCGCTGGTCGATCAAAAAGGCATCCTGGGCTCGCTGGTGGTGCTGCGCCGCGCGGCCGGCGAATTCTCGCCCAATCTGATCGGGCTGATGAAGACGTTCGCACACCAGTCGGTGCTGGCGATGCGCAATGCGCGGCTGTTCACCGAAGTCGACGCGAAGGGCCGCGAACTGGAAACCGCGCACACCACCGTGCAGCAGCAGGCGGCCAAACTGCAGGAACAGACCGAGCAGCTCAAGAACTGGAACAAGTCGCTGGAGGAGCGGGTCGAGAAGCAGCTCGGCGAGATCGAGCGCATCCGAAGGCTGGAGCGCTTCCTGCCGCCGCAGGTGGCGCAGCTGATCGCCTCCTCCGACGGCCATGATTCGCTGCTCGACAGCCACCGCCGCGAAGTCACCGTGGTGTTCTGCGACCTGCGCGGCTTCACCGCCTTCACCGAGGCGACCGAGCCGGAAGAGGCGATGAACGTGCTGCGCGAATATCACGCCGCGCTCGGCGAGCTGATCTTCCGCTACGAGGGCACGCTCGACCGCTATGCCGGCGACGGCGTGATGATCCTGTTCAACGCGCCGATCCAGTTCGACGATCACGTCAAGCGCGCGGTGAAGATGGCGGTCGAGATGCGCGACACCATCGGCCAGCTGACGCAGAAGTGGCGCAACCGCGGGCATAGTCTTGGCTTCGGCGTCGGCATCGCGCTCGGCTATGCGACGCTCGGCCAGATCGGCTTCGAGCAGCGGCTCGAATACGCCGCGATCGGCAGCGTCACCAACCTCGCCTCGCGGCTGTGTGACGAAGCCAAGGCCGGCCAGATCGTGGTCAGCCAGCGCGTGTTCGGCATGGTCGAGCCATGGGCCGAAGGCCGGCAGCTGGAAGATCTGACGCTGAAGGGCTTCAACCATCCGATCCTGGCGGTGGAGATTTTGCGCTGGAAGGAAGAAGGCGCGGCGGCGGCGAAAGAAGCGCAGCCCGTGGCGGACCGGCGACGGAAGCTGCCGTCGTGA
- a CDS encoding HsdM family class I SAM-dependent methyltransferase has translation MAGTELNQWMTALGYNLASDSMHRASSQLRARHPYAPELLDLLNPAGEIRAEAVFDVEGVPTVCFFVDDGSLINDAHRLAEIRQRIWNQNLISLILILTPTHLVPVPVTRKVPAADPILKSQVRPDGPLSCADIQSGDVWSRFKSWFQVDDRVDRKLLSNLRVTVRELCEKKRGQLAIDDAQYLVSQLLFVSYLEHRGIVGDRYRAERKVGRLFDLIQTRNRQGVVRLLGKLKSDFNGDFLEPKVGSKDLWLDLQDSSFEVLLAFLAANDMETGQLSIWPYNFRFIPVELLSGIYEAFLGKESQRKAAAFYTPRHLANLVVDQALNDSVDLLSERIYDGACGSGILLTTAFRRIIGEAEARKKGAQVSLSERIALLRSCIFGSDISDSACRVTAFSLYLSLLERLEPTDIAALCDDENVKLPNLRGSNLFGGPQAGEFFSRKNPLVKRGGFTLFLSNPPWVEPKQNESSAADDWAAEEGAPRALRQLAADFAWRAVDCLSPSGRLCMILPMSLLLKPTSQEFLTEWLQRIKWHRVINFGDLKELLFDQGRKSCVVLIGTPRPENENARWIIPPNEIFEYWVPKADVSLAFGRLTLHSGDRHRVQTQAIALSNKQLTTRMWGDDFDLALWADLRLRGTFNDLVSGSNRRWARRKGFHRTDNAVPADKWVSSKPLWEMMFVRPGDLYHNVVPDLSSRRAFPKGEIQRVPKLSAEVLDAFDGPRILFPDGPSPDLEIRAAFIDKPASFMSSVGVIAGPMEDADYLRFATVFLRSDLVRYFMVTQLYQLLSDRDRVSLSDVGNFPFYLPERHPDPARARKIVKELAGYVQEIENTSVLMRSHRWETLRPIAETKLLEYFGLSESAQAIVKETIEVVLPAIRPYGMSDVFERAGRRPSNDAIRSYVGTLIAELESWRDARKGKGKFSVEVLLTIRERSGPFGIVRVHVGSSRKSKAEIQRKEAAANSAIAELQARKLLPMSLSEDLYFVADTVIVADDTVFLVKPQNERAWLRRQALRDAERIVETTTRPAALAQDVA, from the coding sequence ATGGCAGGTACTGAACTCAATCAGTGGATGACGGCTCTGGGCTACAACTTGGCCTCGGACTCGATGCACCGCGCCAGTTCCCAGCTTCGAGCCCGTCATCCGTATGCTCCCGAATTGCTTGATCTGTTGAACCCGGCCGGTGAAATTCGCGCTGAGGCGGTGTTCGATGTCGAAGGCGTTCCGACGGTCTGTTTCTTCGTTGACGATGGATCGTTGATAAACGATGCGCATCGTTTGGCGGAGATTCGGCAGCGCATTTGGAATCAGAACCTCATTTCCTTGATCTTGATCTTGACTCCGACGCACCTCGTGCCGGTGCCTGTCACTCGCAAGGTGCCGGCCGCCGATCCCATTCTCAAATCACAAGTTCGTCCGGATGGCCCGCTCTCGTGTGCGGACATTCAATCCGGGGATGTATGGTCCCGTTTCAAGTCATGGTTTCAGGTCGATGATCGTGTCGACCGGAAGCTGCTGTCGAATCTGCGCGTTACAGTACGTGAACTCTGCGAGAAAAAACGCGGACAATTGGCGATCGACGACGCTCAATACTTAGTCTCTCAACTGCTATTTGTTTCCTATCTCGAACATCGTGGAATTGTTGGTGATCGCTACAGGGCTGAACGAAAGGTGGGTCGTCTATTCGATCTTATTCAAACTCGAAACCGACAAGGCGTTGTTCGTCTGCTCGGCAAACTGAAATCAGACTTCAATGGCGACTTCCTAGAGCCGAAGGTCGGCTCGAAAGACCTATGGCTCGACCTCCAAGACAGCAGTTTCGAGGTGCTCCTGGCATTCCTCGCCGCAAACGATATGGAGACCGGACAGCTCAGCATTTGGCCTTACAATTTCCGTTTCATCCCCGTCGAACTGCTGTCTGGCATATACGAAGCGTTTCTCGGAAAGGAGTCGCAGAGAAAGGCTGCTGCGTTTTACACGCCCCGTCATCTGGCCAACCTCGTCGTTGATCAAGCGCTAAACGACTCCGTCGATCTGCTGAGTGAGCGTATCTACGACGGCGCCTGCGGGTCGGGCATCTTACTAACAACTGCTTTCCGAAGAATAATCGGTGAAGCTGAAGCCCGAAAGAAAGGGGCGCAGGTCTCGCTATCCGAACGTATTGCACTGCTCAGGAGTTGCATCTTCGGAAGCGATATCAGTGATTCTGCTTGTCGCGTAACCGCATTCAGTCTCTACCTGTCGCTACTTGAACGGTTGGAGCCGACAGATATTGCGGCGTTGTGTGACGACGAAAACGTAAAGCTACCAAACCTGCGCGGCTCCAATCTATTTGGTGGCCCACAGGCGGGCGAATTCTTTTCTCGCAAGAATCCTCTAGTCAAACGCGGCGGCTTCACGTTGTTTCTCAGCAATCCGCCCTGGGTTGAGCCAAAGCAGAACGAAAGCTCAGCTGCCGACGATTGGGCGGCGGAAGAGGGCGCGCCACGTGCGCTGCGCCAACTAGCTGCTGATTTTGCTTGGCGGGCGGTGGATTGCCTTTCGCCGTCGGGTCGACTGTGTATGATTCTTCCAATGAGCCTTTTGTTGAAACCTACGAGTCAGGAATTCCTGACCGAGTGGTTGCAACGCATTAAGTGGCACCGCGTCATCAATTTCGGTGATCTCAAAGAACTACTCTTCGATCAGGGCCGTAAATCCTGCGTCGTTTTGATCGGTACACCAAGGCCCGAGAACGAAAATGCTAGATGGATAATCCCCCCGAACGAAATATTCGAGTATTGGGTGCCGAAGGCAGATGTGAGCCTCGCCTTCGGTCGCCTCACACTCCATAGCGGCGACCGACATCGGGTGCAGACGCAAGCGATCGCGCTGTCCAACAAGCAGTTGACGACACGAATGTGGGGTGACGACTTTGATTTGGCTCTCTGGGCCGATTTGCGTCTGCGAGGCACGTTCAATGACCTTGTCTCGGGTTCGAATAGACGGTGGGCTCGTCGAAAAGGATTTCATCGCACCGATAACGCCGTACCTGCCGACAAATGGGTTAGCAGCAAACCGCTTTGGGAAATGATGTTTGTTCGGCCGGGCGATCTTTATCACAATGTCGTTCCTGATTTGTCGAGCAGACGTGCTTTTCCAAAAGGCGAAATCCAAAGAGTGCCCAAACTTAGTGCTGAAGTGCTGGATGCATTCGACGGCCCGCGGATTTTGTTTCCAGATGGTCCGTCGCCAGACCTCGAGATTCGCGCTGCATTTATCGATAAGCCTGCGTCTTTCATGAGCAGCGTAGGTGTCATCGCGGGCCCCATGGAAGATGCCGATTATCTCCGTTTTGCAACCGTTTTCTTGCGTTCGGATCTCGTTAGATATTTTATGGTGACGCAGCTCTACCAGCTCCTGAGCGACCGCGACCGAGTCTCGCTTAGCGACGTGGGCAACTTTCCATTTTATCTGCCTGAACGGCATCCTGATCCCGCGAGAGCAAGAAAGATCGTCAAAGAGTTGGCGGGCTACGTTCAAGAAATTGAGAACACGAGCGTGTTGATGCGTAGCCATCGGTGGGAGACGCTGCGGCCGATCGCAGAGACGAAGTTATTGGAGTATTTTGGGCTAAGTGAATCAGCTCAGGCAATTGTCAAAGAAACGATCGAGGTCGTTCTTCCCGCAATCCGCCCTTATGGCATGTCAGACGTATTTGAACGTGCTGGAAGACGGCCGTCAAATGATGCGATACGATCTTACGTGGGAACGCTCATCGCCGAGTTGGAATCATGGCGTGACGCACGAAAAGGGAAGGGCAAATTTTCGGTTGAGGTGCTGCTGACAATCCGGGAGAGGTCCGGCCCGTTTGGTATTGTTCGTGTCCATGTGGGCTCGAGCAGGAAGAGCAAGGCGGAGATTCAAAGAAAGGAAGCTGCGGCGAACAGTGCTATTGCAGAGTTGCAGGCTCGCAAATTGCTGCCGATGTCGCTTTCAGAAGATTTGTATTTCGTTGCTGATACGGTCATTGTAGCTGACGATACAGTGTTTCTCGTAAAGCCACAGAATGAGCGTGCTTGGTTACGCCGGCAAGCATTGCGAGATGCCGAGCGAATCGTCGAAACAACGACGCGTCCCGCTGCGCTAGCTCAGGACGTGGCATGA
- a CDS encoding transcriptional regulator, producing MPLTRSFRETVQARARRDIKFRQALLAEAMQALLDGNLDEGRATLRSCINATVGFEKLGAALGRSPKSLMRMFGPSGNPTAENLLGVIGVLQEKTGVRLQVRAVADAA from the coding sequence ATGCCCCTGACCAGAAGCTTTCGCGAGACGGTGCAGGCGCGCGCTCGCCGCGACATCAAATTCCGGCAGGCCTTGCTTGCCGAGGCGATGCAGGCGTTGCTCGATGGTAATCTCGACGAAGGGCGCGCCACGCTGCGCTCGTGCATCAACGCCACCGTCGGTTTCGAAAAACTCGGCGCCGCGCTCGGCCGGTCGCCCAAGAGCCTGATGCGCATGTTCGGGCCATCGGGCAACCCTACGGCCGAAAACCTGCTCGGCGTCATCGGCGTGCTGCAGGAGAAAACGGGCGTTCGCCTGCAGGTGCGCGCGGTCGCCGACGCGGCCTGA